TTCGTCTGCAAAAGACCGAAAATATTTAGAAAAATATGTGTCCGCAATCCGTAAAGGCGATGTAAAAACGTTGGAACAAATATTTTCTGACGAAGTGCAGGTTTTGGCAGATGCAGGAAATAAATTACAGGCTATTGCTGAACTGACTTCGGGAATTGACAACACCATTAAACTGATGACCTACGTTTATGAAAATCATCAAAAAGACCTTGAAATCAAAATTGAAGAAATAAATCATCAATCTGCATTACTGTTTTACAGAGGTACAATCTTGATAAACTGTCAGATATTTGAACTAAACCCAGACGGAAAAATCACAAGTATTTTTTCTGTCGTTGACCCCGAGAAATTGATGAAAATTTAAAGATTTCTCTACTTTCTGTCACGTTCCGCAATTTGAAATTGTCTTACAAGAAATAATTAAATTTTATTGACAATGAAAGAATTTGTATTGATTTTTAGATTAAAAGACATTTCCGATTTCAGGCCAACACCTGAACAAATGCAGGAACGTATGAATTGGTTAGCAGGAATTTCTTCACAAAGCAAATTGCTGGACAAAGGCAACACGCTTTTGCCATTTGCAGGAAGTGCAAAAACGATAAAGTCCAACAAGGAAGTAACTGACGGAGTTTACACCGAAAACAATGAATTTGTTAGCGGTTATGTTGTGGTAAAATCCAAAACCATTGATGAAGCGGTAGAAATTGCAAAAGCTAATCCGATTTTTGACCAAGTAGGTGGAAATATTGAAGTGAGGGAAGTTTTGAAAAGAGATTAGCATTTAACAAAACAACAAATCAAGCCCCGAAAAAAAACGGGGCTTTTATTTTGTATTTTTGTACCAAAAAAGAACAAAAAGATGGCAAAAGTAAGGCGGACAGCCACCGCACCACCCAACCAAAAGACTACGGCATAATGGCAGGGCAAAAAAGGTGGCTTCGCCGAGTTGTTGTGTTGCCCTGCCACCCTTCGGGACTTATTCCGTTTCCTTTTGGTTTTCCGCCTGTCCGTCTTGATTGAATGGCTTTCTTTTTTTTCTGTTTTTTTGTTTTGGAAAATAATTTTAAGAGGGAGAAACGCACTGCCCAACAACAATACACCGCTATCAAAACAACGGTTTGTGTTTCTCGTTATAGATTTCCCTAATCAATTCCCCGAACTCCTGAAAATGGTATTCGATAATGTTGTCCAGATATGCATAAATAGTCAGTTTGTCGATGCCCATAATATTTGTAAGCCTGTTGAACGTATCGTGATGTTCCTGCCGTACATAGACGGATTTACCTTTGCTTGCCGTAGTGTTCGGTATTTTAAAGAACTGCCCACAGTAATCCTCCTTGGTCAGCTTCTTTGACTTTGAGGTCGTTCTTTTGGTATTACTTGCAGTCGGTTTTGTATCTTCCGTTTCTACGGATCTTTCGTCTGCGGTAAAGTCGTCCCAATGTGTTACGGCTTGCTGTTCCTGTTGGGTATTTTTCTTGTTGTTACCGACAATCATTTCCG
The DNA window shown above is from Sphingobacterium hotanense and carries:
- a CDS encoding YciI family protein is translated as MKEFVLIFRLKDISDFRPTPEQMQERMNWLAGISSQSKLLDKGNTLLPFAGSAKTIKSNKEVTDGVYTENNEFVSGYVVVKSKTIDEAVEIAKANPIFDQVGGNIEVREVLKRD
- a CDS encoding DUF3408 domain-containing protein, coding for MIHEENKKQQTEEQDFTEMIVGNNKKNTQQEQQAVTHWDDFTADERSVETEDTKPTASNTKRTTSKSKKLTKEDYCGQFFKIPNTTASKGKSVYVRQEHHDTFNRLTNIMGIDKLTIYAYLDNIIEYHFQEFGELIREIYNEKHKPLF